A window of Cydia fagiglandana chromosome Z, ilCydFagi1.1, whole genome shotgun sequence genomic DNA:
ATATAACAGAGCGCAGAGCGCCTGAGCTATTGCTCATATAGCGGATCGCAGAGCGCCTGAGCCATTGCTCATATAACAGAGCGCAGAGCGCCTGAGCTATTGCTCATATAGCGGATCGCAGAGCGCCTGAGCCATTGCTCATATAGCAGAGCGCGGTGCTGGAGTGCTAGCGTCTTGTGTCGCATATGTGTCGTGTCGCGAACAAAGCAATATAAAGGGCCACACTTACCTACCGCATATCGCCCTTAAGTCATCTACAATGTGTAGGTAAATAAGGGagtttaaatacaagtattaaCTTACCTTCGACACCTTGAGCTGTCCGTCCATCCTCCGCACCAGCCATCCGGCGAACACCCCGGTGAAGTACGGCGCCACCCGCGCCCACGGCCGCTCCAGCATCAGGTGGTACGCCGCGAACATGTCCGCCATACTGAACATAAATAGAAAATGATAGATTATTATAGACCAAGTGTCATAATGATGACTTTGTCACACTTTATTGTTACGCAAATGCCATGCAGTTTTAGCTTGATCTGACTGTAACAATTTTGTTTAGCATCTTGTATGTAAACAATGCGCGTTAACATTGTACTTGGAGGTACCTCTCAAACGACTCTCTCTCTGACAAACGATTACCTATCAAGGGCTTGTTAGACTTGCCAAGCGTTTATTAATAACGCCATAACAATTTAGCAATATTAATACCTCAGCACAATTAGGTACTAACGGTTTACTATAATCACTGAAAGCGGACGCCACGTCGGCCGCAGTGGCGACCAACACGACGACAGACGCCACGGCGAGCGCGAGGCGCCGGCGCACCGCCAGGGCGCAGAGCAGCGCGCCGGCGGCGTGGAGTTGCGTCTCCATCGTCAGGTACCAGGATACTTGGAGGCACTGCAAACAATACAACAGGTTTTTCACCGACGAACTAGAATAactacctcatcatcatcatctcagccataagacgtccactgctgaaaataggcctcccccttggacctgcattcgtaccggttggaagcgacccgcatccggcgtcttccggcggccttaacaaggtcgtccatccatcttgtgggtggacgtcctacgctccgcttgctagtccgtggtccgTGATCCATAGAATAACTACCTATAGGAGTAATAAGAATGACCCCACGTGCCGCGAGCGGATCAACTGTCCTGCGCGCAGTGCGCGCAGCATGACAATGATGAACCTACCCGCTCATGCCGGGGGTACAGGTTGGTGATGTACAGTATGTTCCGCCACCACGTGAGGTCGCAGTCAGCGTCGCCAGGCAGCTCCAGCACAGACGTTCCCTGCGTGGCCCGGGACAGCGCTGACGCTAGGACCGTGAGGTCCCTGGTTCGATGCTGATGATGAACCTACCCGCTCATGCCGGGGGTACAAGTTGGTGATGTACAGTATGTTCCGCCACCACGTGAGGTCGCAGTCAGCGTCGCCAGGCAGCTCCAGCACAGACGTTCCCTGCGTGGCCCGGGACAGCGCTGACGCTAGGACCCTGAGGTCCCTGGTTCGATGCTGATGATGAACCTACCCGCTCATGCCGGGGGTACAAGTTGGTGATGTACAGTATGTTCCGCCACCACGTGAGGTCGCAGTCAGCGTCGCCAGGCAGCTCCAGCACAGACGTTCCCTGCGTGGCCCGGGACAGCGCTGACGCTAGGACCCTGAGGTCCCTGGTTCGATGCTGATGATGAACCTACCCGCTCATGCCGGGGGTACAAGTTGGTGATGTACAGTATGTTCCGCCACCACGTGAGGTCGCAGTCAGCGTCGCCAGGCAGCTCCAGCACAGACGTTCCCTGCGTGGCCCGGGACAGCGCTGACGCTAGGACCCTGAGGTCCCTGGTTCGATGCTGATGATGAACCTACCCGCTCATGCCGGGGGTACAAGTTGGTGATGTACAGTATGTTCCGCCACCACGTGAGGTCGCAGTCAGCGTCGCCAGGCAGCTCCAGCACAGACGTTCCCTGCGTGGCCCGGGACAGCGCTGACGCTAGGAAGATCGCGTACAGGTACGATGGGAGGAGTCTGCAATACGTTTTAAATGCTACTAATAGCAATTAGTATAAAATGCATGTACACTTACCTAACTTAAGAAATATTTAGCTCCTTTACAGGTTGTCATAGACTTGCAATCCTCaaatttaagagcccatcaacgtgcacactagggccactgctaaataatcgtgattatttaaatatcCTATAGGTAGACCCCCGCCAAGactgtctgtatgtatgttcgcgataaacttaaaaaactactgaacggatttccaTCCAGGTTTTAGGTGTAGGCATAATTGGTTAAGATTATGTGTAACCCGTgagaagccggggcgggtcgctagtttataTCTAAGCTTTAAATGGGAATACTCTAAATAAATACGCACCTGACGGCCCTGTTGGTGATAAAACAGAACAGCTGCAGGATCTGTCCGCAGAGGCCGCCGAAGCTCACCAGCTCCTCCACGCTGTACTGGCTCTTCAGGTAGAAGAAGTGGTACGAGCTGAAGAGGCCACTGGAAATAATACAATATATTGTTATCGTTGACCCCTCCtatccttcttcttcttcgtcgttccctcatgactgaggatcgtgaccaaTAACTATGTCCCTCCATTTATCGCGAACAAGGGCTATGTGGGCTGCCCTCTGCATGGAACCACATGCTTGTTTTATGGAATCCGACCATCTTGCAGGGGCTCTTCCTCTAGCGCGCTTGCCTTCAACTTGCCCCAGTATGATGTCACGTTCGAGGCTGTGGTGTGCCTATCCTTCTTATTCGGTACGAAGTAGGGGGTTTGAACCCCGGGTAAGGacatttgtgtgtttatcacaaatatataAGTCAATGCCACGGCTCttggaagcctggggtccgcttgacaacaaatcccatgatttgacgtaggcgctagtttttacgaaagcgactgccatatatctgaccttccaacccagagttGAAATTAGGCCTTATATTCTAGGCTCTgtaaaaaataaccgaaaagcgactgtttCCGATAATTTTTCCACAGTTACCTGACGAAGAAGAGAGTGTCAAAGGCCAAGGATCCCGTGGCGAGGATCATGAACACGTTGTTCCGGCTGTTCATCTCTTGACCGTTATCtgcaacacacacacacacgcttAGCATATTTATTTTGGTACTAACACTACTAATCCCTTTGATAAGGTTGAATCTTTGATACATAGGTTTATATACCTTTGaggatgattcacgttagaccgggccgtgtcccggccggagctttcggcgcttacttttctatgacagagTGATCTTGTGATAGTTTCCATAGAATATAAAGATAATGTAGATACTAACCTGACAAATAACTGACCATGGTCGCCACATGTATAAACACCACCCAAAACGTAGTCGCAATCCTGAACGCATGCATAATCGACAGATCCTTATTCGCCATATTGGTATTAAAAATCCTCTTCCACCCGTAGTTTAGTGAGAAACAGAGCAGCAGATACTGGGATACACTCCTCTTAACTTTCAAGCTAGCTATGGAGTTATCGTATCTTACTCTAGGACATGGCTGGTAAGCTTCGCTCTTCATTGGGTTCACGCATTGCTTCTTATACTTGCCGCAACGCTTACAACTGTTAGTATTCTCTAGAGATACTACGTCGAGCGTTTGAGGCATTGCGTTTTGCTTATATTTCTTTAGCGTCATTAGATTGATGTTAGAATTCTCTACGTTATTAATTGTTAATTCATCTTTTGTTTTATGAATCTGCAGATCGTTGTTGTACTTTTGAACGTTGAAACTCTTCGCTGCTACATTCCTCCGGCATTTCAGTAATTCAAAGTCTACTAAGGTGGCTATTATACACAAAACGACTAAGCCCAAAGTGAGAGCTGTTAGGGAGATAGCAGCGTAGTCCTTGCTTGGATCATATGCGAGTTCTATGCGTCTTGAGTTGATGACGGTCACGGTTCTGGGGGTGGTGTGGTTGGACTTGAGGGTGTCTGTGATCATGAGGGAGAAGTTGATGATGGCGGTCACGTCTTGTGGTGAGCAGGAGCGGGGGAGACAGAGGCCTTGGAGAATTTCTAGGctctgtaaaatataataagttgtGTATTTGAACGAAATCTGAaatgaatataattatttaattataattttatttatttcatgcaaaaaacCACGACATCCGATCTGCATCCGATacatcggacaatgtgaaaacgctttGAGGGTATGTGTGTTGTAAGCCGTGTTTATAATCTGTGATATGGCTGATGGTAGCTGCCACTGCTGCGCCAATGAACGAATTCAATTCATAATGTGTCCACACAATTTAACTGCtcaatataagtaggtaccttagcCATAGCCGGCTTGGTAACGTTGAGGTGGAGTCGCGTGACGGAGTACGCCAGACGGACGGGGGCCTCGCTGGTCCTGTGGAGTTGCTCTAGCTCTGTTAACGGTCAGAGCCTGCTGTCGTTTAGCATGTCGCTATACAGACCTTAGCCATGGCGAGCTTGGTAACGTTCAGGTGGAGGCGCGTGACGGAGTACGCCAGACGGACGGGGGCCTCACTGGTCCTGAGGAGTTGCTCTAGCTCTGTCGACGACCAGAGCCTGCTGTCATTTAGCAGGTCGCTATACAGACCTTAGCCATGGCGAGCTTGGTAACGTTCAGGTGGAGGCGCGTGACGGAGTACGCCAGACGGACGGGGGCCTCGCTGGTCCTGAGGAGTTGCTCTAGCTCTGTCGACGACCAGAGCCTGCTGTCATTTAGCAGGTCGCTATACAGACCTTAGCCATGGCGAGCTTGGTAACGTTGAGGTGGAGGCGCGTGACGGAGTACGCCAGACGGACGGGGGACTCGCTGGTCCTGTGGAGTTGCTCTAGCTCTGTCAACGGTCGGTCTGAGCCTGCTGTCATATTAAGCAATATTAAAATCAGCGActgaattatattatactatgtACATAGACGTAGCTTTCAGTGcatttttgactttgaaaaaCGGCTTATCTTGGGTGTGTAAATGTGTTTACCTTGGGTGAACTCCTTCCGAAGCACGGCGTTGAGATACACCTCGTCGCGAAACCTCGCCAGGGCCTCTTTTTCCTCTCTGGCACTTCTGTTCTTGTCCTGAAAAATATGCCCCTATCCATTAACAACATATCGAACAGTGCAGTGCGTGGAGTGCTGTAAATGAGTGCAGGGGAAGCGGACTGGAAAATACGAAAAGCTGCATTTAAGAgatacagccggcctagccaaggttacaatcgctatcgcttcgccaacgaaaagcattatgtctctctatcactcttccatattagtgtgacagtgacagttgcgtttcgatcgctacggagcgtaagcgattggcatcttggctacgcggccagtgcTGGGTGatgattaggtaggtacttacctatattatatcttggaatattaaagttacaaaagtTACACATATTAATTATGAGTTTAATACTCTGCGTGACATTTGCAACGGAAGTTATTTCTCACCAAGTCCACGCATTGCTGTTTGGAGCCAAGCCAGTGGCGGCGACCGCTGTAGGCTCCCGAGCTGTAGCGACCCG
This region includes:
- the LOC134678135 gene encoding uncharacterized protein LOC134678135 — translated: MSKLLLILVILVTVEGRNTTRKLRTFFRGEVDSLYNVYDPSYLALVWPTIRNGVHLAVKSECFGDLKVFFSDYSRGRAWTYIAVDASGRYSSGAYSGRRHWLGSKQQCVDLDKNRSAREEKEALARFRDEVYLNAVLRKEFTQAGSDRPLTELEQLHRTSESPVRLAYSVTRLHLNVTKLAMAKSLEILQGLCLPRSCSPQDVTAIINFSLMITDTLKSNHTTPRTVTVINSRRIELAYDPSKDYAAISLTALTLGLVVLCIIATLVDFELLKCRRNVAAKSFNVQKYNNDLQIHKTKDELTINNVENSNINLMTLKKYKQNAMPQTLDVVSLENTNSCKRCGKYKKQCVNPMKSEAYQPCPRVRYDNSIASLKVKRSVSQYLLLCFSLNYGWKRIFNTNMANKDLSIMHAFRIATTFWVVFIHVATMVSYLSDNGQEMNSRNNVFMILATGSLAFDTLFFVSGLFSSYHFFYLKSQYSVEELVSFGGLCGQILQLFCFITNRAVRLLPSYLYAIFLASALSRATQGTSVLELPGDADCDLTWWRNILYITNLYPRHERCLQVSWYLTMETQLHAAGALLCALAVRRRLALAVASVVVLVATAADVASAFSDYSKPMADMFAAYHLMLERPWARVAPYFTGVFAGWLVRRMDGQLKVSKITSIFLWLASLSALSVASAVPWAGPAWVTCFLHLLWPVVLLWPALVCATNYAGLSRQLLDSGPVAALSRLSYSVLLLHGPVARTALLSLDGALCSQTMCIWSYFAGTTLLTVLASLLLSLLVEMPCCSLLRRLSDCATS